The following are encoded in a window of Tistrella bauzanensis genomic DNA:
- a CDS encoding DUF5989 family protein, producing MAFLSELVRFLFSRRSRMVLIPFVLVLLVFAVVFVVAQGTAWAPFVYAVF from the coding sequence ATGGCGTTTCTTTCCGAACTGGTCCGGTTTCTGTTCTCCAGGCGGTCCCGCATGGTGCTGATCCCGTTCGTGCTGGTGCTGCTGGTCTTCGCGGTGGTGTTCGTGGTGGCGCAGGGCACAGCCTGGGCACCCTTTGTCTACGCCGTGTTCTGA